The segment ACGTTGTTCATAATTGTGACCAATGATGTTttatagttattattatttgcattGTCAGCTAGTTCTTCACATagatattgtataaaaattttgccGTTTTTATCATATTGTCTACTAACCATTCCTTCACTAGTGCAATACGAGATCATAcaaatatctaaatatttttttttacgttttccATCCGCTTTCATTTGAACACTTTCTAAATTGCCTCGACATGCCTGTACGACTAACCATTTAAGTTTGCCATCTAGCTGCTCGATGGAAAAAAATGGATTTAGAAAATTGCACTTTAACTGTGTGATTTCACCGTTGAAAGTAATTTGTCCATCTGTATCTCCATGAAACAAGCAGATTACTAATACAAAATTgcattgtaaaaattttgtttcccaATCCTTATCATTTTTTACTGCAATTTAACGCAACAATATATGTAGTAACATTAGGGTGATTTCTTTTAGCAATTATTGTGAATATGAAACAAAAACACAGAATGACCTTGTAAGTCCTAAATAGATGTTGAAgaatataatatgaaaatataaatatttttttttatctatctatctatctatctatctatctatctatctatctatctatctatctatctatctatctacctatctatctatctatctatctatctatctatctatctatctatctatctatctatctatctatctatctatctatctatctatctatctatctatctatctatctatctatctatctatctatctatctaccaatcttaaatacttatataaaatattggatATTTGGTTATGGAAATTCGTTCCAGTTTAATTTAAGACTAGTTATTGACCATTTTTCAGATATACTTAGAGAaatacatatctacatacatatttaagagAAAACTAATGTTATGAAAAGAAAGATAGAGGAATACTGTATGAATGAATTAATACTATTGAGGAAGTACTTTTCTACATGCTTTAAATATATGAATGATAAAATGACAAATTATATATACTTACGATTAcgaaaaatatttctgtattCTTCATCCGTCTTGTCTAACCATTCTATTACTTCGGCATTGTAAAGACCTTCTAAAAGTTTAATGTTATTAAGATTTTCTTCGACACCATCTCGATTAGCGGAACTACCCACTACTAAAATTAGGTTTGTTGTTTTGGCACCACTGGCCATTATTGTCTGGAAGtaaataaagaagaaattttttaatgagtcgatttttgtaatacatataaagaaatttagtaCATAATCTTTAATGGTCAGAGGGTAGGTATTCAAAATACAGGTAAGGTGAcactttgtattttaaaattacatgcTATGGAGACACCTTAACTTTCTTCCATAtcctatagaaatttttaccaaaacatTGAAACACATTTACATGCATAAAGTCAACGATATCAGAAATAAACTGAATATatttgtaccctacaccactatagtggggagggtattataaatttgtgctgatgtttgtaacatacaaaaatattggtccaataccaaccttaaagtatgccgaccgattcagaatcattttttgagtcgattaagacatgtccgtccgtccgtctgtccggctggctggctgtccatgtaaaccttgtgcgcaaggtacaggccgcaattttcaagataatttgatgaaatttggaccaagcatattttttggcacagggacgaagcctattgaaaatgtttgaaatcggtccattatttcacctagcccccatacaaccttaactcccgatttgaactttttatgccataattacgtcaaatattctgctatctctttaaaaattggcacaaataagttttatataagtataaatgacgctgaagattttcgtaaggcctatatttgaccctagcccccatacaaaccccccttcaaaaaatgacttaaacgtctaaaattgacttgtaaccatttgtatcgcaatgaaactcaacaaaactaactgttatttagaaatatatccttttcccaaattaaccgaagatcggcccatatttgacccatataaagcctcatttagaaattttagttttttatcaataaattgcttaaatattttggaattattggtaatattcaacataaaactttctttataaaaaataaacattttataaaaagtaaaaattttaaaaatatactcatggtgtagggtattatatggttggccatgcccgactatactttcctacttgtttatacataaaattaattgaaaaaaatgcgtAAAGAATAGCCCGCCCATcaatctgtgtgtgtgtgtgcacatgaacatgttcatttaaacattttgcgcACGCTACAAgtcgtaattttcaagataatttgatcaaATTTTGTAGGTACATACTTTTCTCTTGGTTCTATTGAAAATGCTTGCAATAGGGTTTTTAGATTcaaaattacgttaaatgtttgattatataaaaaaatcaccaaaacTTAGTTTAATAGAACTTTAACGAAACTACCAAAATTTTGTTGTGATCAAGCCTCTTTGAAGTAGACATAAATACCTCTATCAAAATTTAGAAGGGGGGGGGGGTGGTGTATCTCCCCTCTTATAAAAAATCTCTTGATATTTTTAACACGCAACAATATTGGAACAGCAAGCAGTAGGCCACCTTTAACTATAgcaatttattgcaaattttttattattaaacatatttttttatcattttattaatttttgttgatgttttttttttgttaatttaccGTGCGCAATAGAActtattataaacaataaatgcaacgtttaaaacaaaactgatgttttttattttaaacctcaccaaattaaattttatttcataaatttgagAGCTctctgtattttcttttttcacacGTACGTAACTTCCAGATTAAGAGAATGAGAGGATAGATGGACATAGAGCTCACATCGGGTAAAGTGAGTTCTCTACATTacagtatataaaaaaacaaaaaaaagcattGATATTTCTGTATTTTGTATGAATACGATTGAAATAAATTGAAGCATGTTAGTTCTAAACGAcgtttaaaaaacaacatttacttTTTATCTGAAAGCCATTTTTTGACGCgaaataaaatagctaagcaatGAAGTGCAGTGAATAGaacatttaattaacaaacCGGAGTCCCTGGTTTGTATTCTCACTGGTTcctttttatgattaaaaataaaacaacttacacAATAACTTCTTCTTGCAAGCAAAATATACTATTTTAAAtgcctatttgtaagcgagcgtagaagtacttgcctccaatgacatcatcgtttttaaataatgagtgaataaaatgttaatgaggaagtagtgaaaagaggtttattaaaagcatttaaactcattatttttcaatgtaagtttttcctgggataattaaaattatgttttcaaatgcggcgaaaaaaaaatgttgaaaaaaatttttaatattgcattttttattcgATATGAAGCTACTTCAAATGCCTATATTTTCAAAACCGACTAAAACATCtttaattttaggaaaatttttctcgaatttttttaatttgcaaaattttaattttggaaagaaattgcaaaaaaaagaaaatatttttttaattattagagtattttctaaaataagaaattagcgataattattttaaaatgcgcTAATAGTTCGTATAAATGTTTACTAATTGatacttattttatttgaaaatactgTACCCagattttaaacgattttttataccctacaccactttagtggggagcgtatattgggtttgtgctgatatttgtaacgcacaataatattggtcctatacccaccttataccaatcggctcagaatcattttctgagtcgtttaagctatgttcgtccgtctttccgtccatgtaaaccttgcaatcaaactacaggtcacaattttgaagatttttgaatgaaatttggtacatgatcttatattgttccagggacgaaccctattgaaaatggttaagatcggtccattatttcacctagcccccatacaactgtacccccgaatagagcttgtaaacattgtaatcaaactccaggtcgcaattttggagataattcaataatttggcacatgatcttctattataccgtagacgaagcctattgaaaatagttaacatcggtccattatttcacctaggccccatagaagtGAACCctcgaatagagcttgtaaaccttgtaatcaaactacaggtaccaattttggagataattcaataaaatttgatcTATTATACCGTacacgaagcctattgaaaattattaacatcggtccattatttcacctaggccccatagagttgacttttcg is part of the Lucilia cuprina isolate Lc7/37 chromosome 3, ASM2204524v1, whole genome shotgun sequence genome and harbors:
- the LOC111676405 gene encoding uncharacterized protein LOC111676405, whose amino-acid sequence is MASGAKTTNLILVVGSSANRDGVEENLNNIKLLEGLYNAEVIEWLDKTDEEYRNIFRNLKNDKDWETKFLQCNFVLVICLFHGDTDGQITFNGEITQLKCNFLNPFFSIEQLDGKLKWLVVQACRGNLESVQMKADGKRKKKYLDICMISYCTSEGMVSRQYDKNGKIFIQYLCEELADNANNNNYKTSLVTIMNNVIEKVHQYGIKEQINDFPLPVYSKNFLDYSFGQ